A stretch of the Thiomicrorhabdus xiamenensis genome encodes the following:
- the accB gene encoding acetyl-CoA carboxylase biotin carboxyl carrier protein produces the protein MDIRSIRKLIEIVEQSDIAEIEINEGEHNIRITRSQEPVMVAAPVAAHAPAAPAPVAAPAPAPVEAAPAAAAPAVSGHTVKSPMVGTYYSAPSPDASAFVQVGDSVAVGDTLCIIEAMKIMNPIEADKAGTIKQIMGVNGEPVEYDQPLFIIE, from the coding sequence ATGGATATTCGTTCAATTCGTAAACTGATTGAAATTGTCGAACAGTCAGATATCGCAGAAATTGAAATCAATGAAGGCGAGCACAATATTCGCATCACCCGTAGCCAAGAGCCGGTTATGGTCGCTGCCCCTGTTGCCGCTCATGCTCCTGCTGCTCCGGCCCCTGTTGCCGCACCGGCGCCTGCTCCTGTTGAAGCAGCACCTGCAGCAGCGGCTCCTGCTGTAAGCGGACACACCGTTAAATCGCCGATGGTCGGTACTTACTACTCTGCACCGTCACCGGACGCTTCGGCATTCGTACAGGTCGGCGATTCGGTTGCAGTCGGGGATACTCTGTGCATTATCGAAGCGATGAAAATCATGAACCCAATCGAAGCTGATAAAGCGGGAACCATTAAACAGATTATGGGTGTCAATGGCGAACCGGTTGAATACGACCAGCCACTATTTATCATTGAATAA
- the purD gene encoding phosphoribosylamine--glycine ligase — translation MNILVIGSGGREHALAWKAAQSPMAEKVFVAPGNTGTALEPNLTNVDIKVEDLDGLVKFAQENDIGLAIVGPEVPLVLGVVDAFQAAGLKCFGPTKGAAQLEGSKAFSKDFLAKHNIPTAAYQVFTEIPPAVEYINKMGAPIVIKADGLAAGKGVILADTVEEAIAAVEDMLEGNKFGDAGARVVVEEFLVGEEASFIVMADGVNVLPMATSQDHKARDNGDTGPNTGGMGAYTPAPVVTREIHDRAMAEVIMPTIEGMAKDGLPYTGFLYAGLMIDANGAPKVLEFNCRFGDPETQPIMMRLQSDLVQHCLDALEGKLDQATAQWDSRAALGVVMAAGGYPDDYPKGDVITGIDEANAADLKVFHAGTSTNENGETVTAGGRVLCVTALGENVTAAQKRAYEGVAKISWDKAYFRTDIGHRAVSREAE, via the coding sequence ATGAATATTTTAGTAATCGGTTCTGGTGGTCGTGAGCACGCTTTGGCGTGGAAAGCGGCGCAGTCGCCTATGGCAGAGAAAGTTTTTGTTGCTCCAGGCAACACGGGAACGGCGCTTGAGCCAAATCTGACGAATGTCGATATCAAGGTAGAAGACCTTGACGGCCTGGTAAAATTTGCACAGGAAAACGATATCGGTCTAGCGATTGTCGGCCCTGAAGTTCCGCTGGTTTTAGGAGTGGTTGACGCTTTCCAAGCGGCAGGTCTGAAATGTTTCGGCCCAACCAAAGGCGCTGCACAATTGGAAGGTTCAAAAGCTTTCTCGAAAGACTTCCTTGCCAAGCACAATATCCCGACGGCAGCGTATCAGGTTTTCACTGAAATTCCGCCGGCAGTTGAGTACATCAACAAAATGGGTGCGCCGATTGTTATCAAGGCAGATGGTCTAGCGGCTGGTAAAGGCGTTATCCTTGCTGACACGGTTGAAGAAGCAATTGCAGCCGTAGAAGACATGCTCGAAGGTAACAAATTCGGTGACGCCGGTGCACGTGTCGTTGTCGAAGAGTTCCTAGTCGGTGAAGAAGCGAGCTTTATCGTTATGGCGGACGGCGTGAATGTTCTGCCAATGGCAACGTCGCAAGACCATAAAGCACGCGATAACGGTGACACCGGTCCAAATACCGGCGGTATGGGCGCCTATACTCCTGCACCGGTAGTCACACGCGAAATTCATGATCGTGCCATGGCAGAAGTAATCATGCCGACTATTGAAGGGATGGCGAAAGACGGTCTACCTTACACCGGTTTCCTGTATGCCGGTTTGATGATCGACGCAAATGGTGCCCCGAAAGTACTGGAGTTCAACTGTCGTTTCGGTGATCCGGAAACGCAACCGATTATGATGCGTTTGCAATCGGATCTGGTTCAGCACTGTCTGGACGCTCTGGAAGGCAAACTGGATCAAGCAACCGCTCAATGGGATTCCCGCGCTGCGCTTGGCGTTGTTATGGCTGCCGGCGGCTACCCTGACGACTACCCTAAAGGCGATGTCATTACCGGTATTGACGAAGCCAATGCCGCAGATCTAAAAGTCTTCCATGCGGGTACATCAACCAACGAAAACGGCGAAACCGTTACTGCTGGAGGACGAGTTCTTTGCGTGACGGCATTGGGCGAAAATGTCACCGCTGCTCAGAAACGCGCCTATGAAGGCGTGGCGAAAATCAGCTGGGACAAGGCGTATTTCCGTACCGATATCGGGCATCGCGCCGTCAGTCGCGAAGCGGAATAA
- a CDS encoding helix-turn-helix domain-containing protein, giving the protein MTNIKTTSQLSLRDQVTRTLEIYFDNLQEESTCDLYEMVIQQVEKPLIEFVLQKTDFNQTQSAQMLGINRNTLRKKMLKYKLIES; this is encoded by the coding sequence ATGACGAACATAAAAACGACTAGCCAACTTTCTCTACGCGATCAGGTTACCCGCACCCTAGAGATCTACTTTGATAACCTGCAGGAAGAATCAACCTGCGACCTGTATGAAATGGTCATTCAACAAGTCGAAAAACCGCTAATCGAATTTGTGTTGCAAAAAACCGATTTCAACCAGACACAGTCCGCGCAGATGCTTGGTATCAACCGCAACACCCTGCGCAAGAAAATGCTCAAATACAAATTAATTGAATCTTAA
- a CDS encoding protein-disulfide reductase DsbD translates to MIQGATLSKQFYFLTLLFALFTSLFHPAQAEELLEVDQAFQLVDPKIENRQILIEWEIADDYKLYKDKMSVQASNIELETPQYSEAKTVDDPLFGKSEVFLHKASIRIPYQGDATSTEVSVKYQGCADKIGVCYPPQTRTFTLNLPSIQAQESQNAAASLNSLKELNNYLADSSDQPELLEADQAFQFSGQQNGNKVEISWLIADGYHLYKDKIKVKTLSGDVQLGAIQLPTAEKIDDPLFGKTEVFHGTLVADIAIESLSQTSQIEIEYQGCSAESGVCYPPARKTINLDPAAFTTDASSAPAPALGSATVKDNSQLSETDLIADTLKNSSVWIVILTFLVFGLLLSLTPCIFPMIPILSSIIVGQGENLTTRKAFIMSLVYVLAMSVTYTVAGVLAGIFGENLQAAFQNPWIIGSFSAVFLLLALSMFGFYELQLPSALQSKLTNLSNKQQGGTLTGVAIMGFLSALIVGPCVAPPLAGALIYIGQTGDALLGGIALFAMSIGMGAPLLLLGTSAGKLLPRAGAWMDNVKAVFGVMLIGVAIWMAGRILPSEATMLAWALLLIISAVYLGAFESTAEKSGWSKLFKGFGLSLFVYGVILLLGMLAGSKDMLQPLKVFQGGGQSFTQQQNELAFNKIKSIDDLDKILAEGKPVMLDFYADWCVSCKEMEQFTFSDPKVQKALEGVTLLKADVTANDDTDKALMKRFGIIGPPAILFFEQGQERKAQRVVGFKKADEFTQTIQQAFNK, encoded by the coding sequence ATGATTCAAGGTGCAACACTATCAAAGCAATTCTATTTCCTGACACTGCTTTTCGCCCTGTTTACATCTCTTTTCCATCCTGCTCAGGCAGAAGAATTACTTGAAGTCGACCAAGCTTTTCAGCTTGTCGATCCTAAAATAGAAAACCGACAGATTCTTATTGAATGGGAAATCGCCGACGATTACAAACTCTATAAAGACAAAATGTCGGTTCAGGCCAGCAACATCGAGCTAGAAACCCCGCAATACTCTGAAGCGAAAACCGTAGACGACCCACTTTTCGGAAAATCCGAAGTTTTCCTGCACAAGGCATCGATCCGCATTCCATACCAAGGCGATGCGACCAGCACGGAAGTAAGCGTCAAATATCAGGGCTGTGCCGATAAAATCGGCGTCTGCTACCCGCCGCAGACCCGAACGTTCACGCTGAACCTGCCAAGCATTCAAGCGCAAGAAAGCCAAAATGCAGCGGCCTCACTAAATTCCTTAAAAGAACTGAACAACTATCTTGCTGACAGCAGCGATCAGCCTGAGCTTCTGGAAGCCGACCAGGCGTTTCAGTTCAGCGGCCAGCAAAACGGCAACAAAGTTGAAATTAGCTGGCTGATCGCCGACGGCTATCACCTGTACAAAGACAAAATTAAAGTCAAAACCCTTTCAGGTGACGTCCAACTCGGCGCAATCCAGCTACCGACCGCTGAAAAAATTGACGATCCGCTTTTCGGCAAAACCGAAGTTTTCCACGGAACACTCGTTGCCGACATCGCAATTGAAAGCCTGAGCCAAACTAGTCAGATCGAAATCGAATACCAAGGCTGTTCGGCGGAATCCGGTGTCTGCTATCCGCCGGCACGCAAGACCATCAACCTGGACCCAGCTGCATTCACTACCGACGCATCCTCGGCACCGGCACCGGCACTCGGCAGCGCTACGGTTAAGGATAACTCTCAGCTTTCCGAAACCGACCTGATTGCGGACACCTTAAAAAACAGCAGTGTCTGGATTGTCATCCTGACCTTCCTTGTCTTCGGTCTATTACTGTCTCTGACGCCTTGCATCTTCCCGATGATCCCGATTTTATCGAGCATCATTGTCGGACAGGGAGAAAACCTGACTACACGTAAAGCGTTTATTATGTCACTGGTCTATGTTTTGGCCATGTCGGTCACTTATACCGTCGCCGGCGTACTGGCGGGTATATTCGGTGAAAACCTGCAGGCGGCCTTCCAGAATCCATGGATCATCGGCAGCTTCAGTGCCGTATTCCTGTTACTCGCTCTATCCATGTTCGGATTCTATGAGCTGCAATTACCAAGCGCCCTGCAATCAAAATTAACCAACCTGTCAAACAAACAGCAAGGCGGCACTCTGACCGGCGTAGCCATTATGGGCTTTTTGTCTGCATTGATCGTTGGACCTTGTGTTGCACCACCTTTAGCCGGCGCATTGATCTACATCGGACAAACCGGCGATGCTCTATTGGGTGGTATAGCTCTATTTGCAATGAGTATCGGTATGGGCGCACCTCTGCTTCTGCTTGGAACTTCAGCCGGGAAACTTCTTCCTCGCGCAGGTGCCTGGATGGATAACGTCAAAGCCGTTTTCGGCGTAATGCTGATCGGTGTCGCAATCTGGATGGCTGGCCGGATCCTGCCTTCTGAAGCAACCATGCTTGCCTGGGCACTACTATTAATTATCTCTGCGGTTTATCTCGGAGCCTTCGAAAGTACTGCAGAAAAATCCGGATGGTCAAAACTCTTTAAAGGCTTTGGCTTGAGCTTGTTTGTTTATGGCGTCATTTTGCTGCTTGGCATGCTGGCCGGTTCAAAAGATATGCTGCAACCACTCAAAGTCTTTCAGGGAGGCGGTCAATCTTTCACTCAACAGCAAAACGAATTGGCCTTCAACAAAATCAAGAGCATTGACGACTTGGATAAAATTCTCGCCGAAGGCAAACCGGTCATGCTGGACTTTTATGCCGACTGGTGTGTCAGCTGCAAAGAGATGGAGCAATTCACCTTCAGCGATCCAAAGGTTCAAAAAGCGCTGGAAGGTGTTACACTGCTGAAAGCGGACGTTACCGCCAATGACGATACTGACAAAGCGCTGATGAAACGCTTCGGTATTATCGGGCCTCCGGCAATTCTGTTTTTCGAACAGGGGCAAGAGCGTAAAGCACAAAGAGTGGTTGGCTTCAAAAAAGCCGATGAATTTACCCAGACCATTCAGCAAGCATTCAACAAGTAA
- the purH gene encoding bifunctional phosphoribosylaminoimidazolecarboxamide formyltransferase/IMP cyclohydrolase codes for MKPVRRALISVSDKNGILEFAQSLNEMGVAILSTGGTYKVLSEAGLPVTEVSEYTGFPEMMDGRVKTLHPKIHGGLLGRRGTDDAIMQEHGIDPIDMVVVNLYPFEATVAKEDCALEDAIENIDIGGPTMLRSAAKNHNDVAVVTDPTDYSRILGEMQANNGQLSHATRFDLAIKTFEQTARYDGAISNYFGKMFNTEEGDTFPRTYNTQFVKKQSMRYGENPHQAAAFYTERNASEASISTATQIQGKELSFNNIADTDAALELVKTFEETACVIVKHANPCGVSIGATQFDAYDRAYKTDPTSAFGGIIAFNTELDGETAQAIVDRQFVEVIIAPKVSEEAKAAVAAKQNVRLLECGEFTGQQAAYDYKRVTGGLLVQDRDLGAVAQEDLKVVTKRTPTDKEMQDLMFAWKVAKFVKSNAIVYVKDGMTIGVGAGQMSRVYSAKIAGIKAADEGLEVPGSVMASDAFFPFRDGIDAAAAAGITAVIHPGGSMRDQEVIDAADEHGIAMVFTGMRHFKH; via the coding sequence ATGAAACCAGTTCGTCGTGCTTTAATCAGCGTGTCAGACAAAAACGGCATTTTAGAGTTTGCCCAGTCGCTCAACGAGATGGGCGTAGCCATTCTTTCAACCGGAGGGACTTACAAAGTATTGTCTGAAGCCGGTCTTCCGGTCACAGAAGTATCTGAATACACCGGATTCCCTGAAATGATGGACGGCCGCGTTAAAACGCTACACCCGAAAATCCACGGCGGACTTTTGGGACGCCGCGGCACCGACGACGCGATCATGCAAGAGCACGGTATCGACCCGATCGACATGGTAGTGGTTAACCTGTACCCATTTGAAGCGACGGTTGCCAAAGAAGATTGTGCTCTTGAAGACGCGATCGAGAACATCGACATCGGCGGACCAACCATGCTGCGCTCTGCGGCAAAGAACCACAACGACGTAGCCGTAGTAACCGATCCGACTGACTACTCGCGTATTCTTGGAGAGATGCAGGCAAATAATGGTCAGCTATCCCACGCGACCCGTTTTGATCTGGCGATTAAAACCTTTGAACAGACTGCCCGTTACGACGGCGCGATCTCGAACTACTTCGGTAAAATGTTCAATACTGAAGAAGGTGACACCTTCCCGCGTACCTACAATACTCAGTTCGTTAAAAAGCAGTCCATGCGCTATGGGGAAAACCCACACCAGGCAGCGGCTTTCTATACCGAACGTAATGCCAGCGAAGCGTCTATCTCAACCGCAACCCAGATTCAGGGTAAAGAGCTGTCTTTCAACAATATTGCTGACACCGACGCGGCGCTTGAACTGGTAAAAACCTTTGAAGAAACGGCTTGTGTGATCGTTAAACACGCCAACCCTTGTGGCGTGTCCATCGGCGCAACACAATTCGACGCTTACGACCGAGCCTATAAAACCGACCCGACTTCAGCCTTCGGCGGCATTATCGCCTTCAACACCGAATTGGACGGCGAAACGGCTCAGGCTATCGTTGACCGCCAGTTCGTTGAAGTGATTATCGCGCCTAAGGTCTCCGAGGAAGCCAAGGCGGCGGTTGCGGCCAAGCAGAATGTTCGCCTGCTTGAATGCGGTGAATTCACCGGCCAGCAAGCGGCTTACGACTACAAACGTGTGACCGGCGGTCTACTGGTTCAAGATCGCGACTTGGGCGCTGTTGCTCAGGAAGACCTGAAAGTGGTTACTAAACGCACTCCAACCGACAAAGAGATGCAGGATTTGATGTTCGCATGGAAGGTGGCAAAATTCGTTAAATCCAATGCGATCGTATATGTCAAAGACGGCATGACCATCGGCGTTGGCGCGGGACAAATGAGCCGTGTCTACTCTGCGAAAATTGCCGGCATTAAGGCCGCCGATGAAGGGCTTGAAGTACCTGGTTCGGTCATGGCCTCTGACGCCTTCTTCCCGTTCCGCGACGGTATTGATGCAGCGGCTGCAGCAGGAATTACAGCGGTAATCCACCCGGGCGGATCTATGCGTGATCAGGAAGTTATCGACGCTGCCGACGAGCACGGCATCGCGATGGTGTTTACCGGGATGCGTCACTTCAAACACTAA
- a CDS encoding FxsA family protein, with protein sequence MKILLLLFILVPLTELYILIQVGSEIGALPTVLLTIATAIAGVFLMRQQGMATMLEAQSEMASGKPPQEAVIGGVLIFIGGILLFIPGLVTDFLGFLLLIPPVRSYLVRQSLKGMTIRSHGHFRYQKDDSIIEGEWTEKEKRGPESLEDHDPK encoded by the coding sequence ATGAAGATACTTTTACTATTGTTTATTTTGGTGCCTTTGACAGAGCTTTATATATTGATACAGGTCGGCTCTGAAATCGGTGCCTTACCGACCGTGCTGTTAACGATTGCCACGGCAATCGCCGGGGTTTTTCTAATGCGTCAGCAAGGGATGGCAACGATGCTCGAGGCTCAGTCGGAGATGGCCAGCGGTAAGCCGCCTCAAGAAGCCGTTATCGGAGGGGTATTGATCTTTATCGGTGGAATTCTGCTGTTTATTCCGGGCTTGGTTACCGATTTTCTCGGGTTTCTTTTATTGATTCCGCCAGTGCGATCCTATCTTGTCCGGCAAAGTCTGAAAGGGATGACGATCCGCTCTCACGGTCATTTCCGTTATCAGAAAGATGATTCGATTATTGAAGGGGAGTGGACTGAAAAAGAGAAGCGAGGTCCTGAATCGTTGGAAGATCACGATCCGAAATAG
- the prmA gene encoding 50S ribosomal protein L11 methyltransferase, with protein MAWIQINVTVEEALAEPLSDAFMECESASVTFEDAEDQPIFEPEIGTTPIWQNTKVTALFDAEVNGKAIIEQVKSMLPAVAEHHFRIEALEDKDWIREWMDQFKPMLFGERLWIVPSWSEKPDPTAVNLMLDPGLAFGTGTHPTTAMCLTWLDQNPPQGKTVIDYGCGSGVLALAAQKLGAAAVKGTDIDPQAIQASEQNAQRNDEQIHFALVKDFDSEPVDLLVANILSGPLKELAEEFQRLVKNGGQLVLSGLLQTQAQELQEHYKTFGFDLDQLETLDEWACLSGRKNG; from the coding sequence ATGGCCTGGATTCAGATCAACGTAACGGTTGAAGAAGCGCTTGCCGAGCCTTTATCAGACGCATTCATGGAATGCGAATCCGCTTCGGTAACCTTTGAAGATGCCGAGGATCAACCGATTTTCGAACCTGAAATCGGCACCACCCCAATCTGGCAAAACACCAAGGTCACCGCACTCTTCGATGCAGAAGTCAATGGCAAAGCCATTATCGAACAGGTCAAAAGCATGCTGCCGGCCGTCGCTGAACACCATTTCAGAATCGAAGCTCTGGAGGACAAGGACTGGATCCGCGAATGGATGGATCAGTTCAAACCGATGCTTTTTGGCGAAAGACTGTGGATTGTCCCCAGCTGGTCAGAAAAACCCGACCCGACCGCCGTCAACTTGATGCTGGACCCCGGACTGGCCTTCGGCACCGGGACACATCCGACAACGGCTATGTGCCTGACCTGGCTGGATCAAAATCCGCCCCAGGGCAAAACCGTAATTGATTATGGCTGTGGTTCCGGCGTGCTGGCTCTGGCCGCACAGAAACTCGGGGCAGCTGCAGTCAAAGGCACCGATATCGATCCGCAGGCTATTCAGGCGTCTGAACAAAACGCGCAGCGCAACGACGAGCAGATTCACTTTGCCCTGGTTAAGGATTTTGATTCCGAGCCGGTTGATTTACTGGTCGCCAATATTCTATCCGGCCCGTTAAAAGAGCTGGCGGAGGAATTCCAACGCCTCGTCAAGAACGGTGGCCAGCTTGTGCTTTCAGGGCTACTGCAGACGCAGGCACAAGAGCTTCAGGAACACTATAAAACCTTCGGGTTCGACCTTGATCAGCTGGAAACTCTGGACGAATGGGCCTGTTTAAGCGGGCGCAAAAACGGATAG
- the dusB gene encoding tRNA dihydrouridine synthase DusB produces the protein MLKIGPYQFDNPLVLAPMAGVTDAIYRQLCRDNGAAYTLAEMVASKKDLWESKKSSTRHVNPDDPEPRAVQLIGTDPQELAEAAAWQESQGAQIIDLNMGCPAKKVCSVAAGSALMAYPDKVSEIFHAVVEAVSSPVTVKIRTGTDQEHKNALQIAQIAEACGLSAITIHGRTRADKFQGQAEYDTIKKVKQSVSLPVIANGDICTPEQARFVLEYTGADGIMIGRASQGYPWIFREINHYLKNARKAAPVEVIDFHQTIRRHLEGLYRLYGPEHGARIARKHIGWYTQHLGDLLEPAACIALRRQFNQLSDADAQQSLIEQFFGQFLK, from the coding sequence ATGCTGAAAATCGGCCCCTATCAATTTGACAATCCTCTGGTTCTGGCGCCGATGGCCGGTGTTACCGATGCCATTTACCGCCAGCTGTGCCGAGACAACGGCGCGGCTTATACTTTGGCGGAAATGGTCGCGTCCAAAAAAGACCTCTGGGAATCGAAGAAATCATCGACTCGGCACGTCAATCCGGATGACCCGGAACCCCGGGCGGTTCAGCTTATCGGTACAGATCCACAGGAGCTGGCAGAAGCAGCGGCCTGGCAGGAAAGCCAAGGGGCACAGATTATCGACCTGAATATGGGCTGCCCGGCCAAGAAGGTCTGCAGTGTTGCCGCAGGCTCAGCGCTTATGGCTTATCCGGATAAAGTCAGCGAAATCTTTCATGCGGTCGTTGAGGCAGTCTCTTCTCCGGTCACGGTCAAAATCCGCACCGGCACCGACCAAGAGCACAAGAATGCACTGCAGATTGCGCAGATAGCCGAAGCATGCGGGCTCTCGGCAATTACCATTCATGGCCGAACCCGCGCCGATAAATTCCAAGGTCAGGCCGAGTACGACACAATAAAAAAGGTCAAGCAATCGGTCTCGCTGCCCGTGATTGCAAATGGCGATATTTGCACCCCCGAGCAAGCCCGTTTTGTATTAGAATACACCGGTGCTGACGGGATCATGATCGGTCGCGCTTCCCAGGGCTATCCATGGATATTTCGTGAGATAAATCATTATCTTAAAAACGCCCGAAAAGCGGCTCCAGTAGAAGTCATTGATTTCCATCAGACTATCCGGAGACACCTCGAAGGACTGTACCGGCTTTACGGCCCAGAACACGGCGCACGCATCGCTCGCAAGCATATTGGCTGGTATACGCAACACCTTGGCGACTTATTGGAACCCGCTGCATGCATAGCGCTTCGCCGCCAGTTCAATCAACTAAGCGATGCCGACGCGCAACAGAGCCTGATTGAACAATTTTTCGGACAATTTCTAAAATAA
- the accC gene encoding acetyl-CoA carboxylase biotin carboxylase subunit → MIEKILIANRGEIALRVLRACKELGIKTVAVHSKADADLKHVLLADESVCIGPAPSSESYLNVPALIAAAEVTDAEAIHPGYGFLSENADFAERVEESGFTFIGPRAETIRLMGDKVSAIKAMKASGVPTVPGSGGPLGKNDAENLRIAREIGYPVIIKAAGGGGGRGMRVVHTEANLLKSIQLTSSEAGSFFGNPEVYMEKFLENPRHVEIQVLADGQGSAVHLGERDCSMQRRHQKVVEEAPAPGITPEQRAKIGQACVNACLEINYRGAGTFEFLYENGEFYFIEMNTRLQVEHCVTEMVTGIDLVKAQIEVAMGKPLSIKQEDVKLNGHAIECRVNAENPARNFMPSPGKIERLHLPGGLGVRWDSHIYTGYTIPPHYDSMIGKLICYGTDRNTAIARMDSALSEMVIKGIDTNIHMQREIMNDGGFQEGGQNIHYLEERLEHLV, encoded by the coding sequence ATGATTGAAAAAATTCTAATTGCCAACCGAGGTGAGATTGCTCTGCGCGTTTTGCGTGCCTGTAAGGAGCTTGGCATTAAAACCGTAGCTGTCCATTCCAAAGCGGACGCCGACCTGAAACACGTACTATTGGCGGACGAATCCGTTTGTATCGGCCCGGCCCCTTCTTCGGAAAGCTACCTTAATGTTCCGGCGCTTATTGCCGCAGCGGAAGTAACCGATGCCGAAGCAATTCACCCGGGTTACGGTTTTCTATCGGAAAATGCTGACTTTGCCGAACGCGTTGAAGAAAGCGGATTTACGTTTATTGGTCCGCGTGCCGAGACCATCCGTCTGATGGGTGATAAGGTTTCGGCCATCAAAGCCATGAAGGCATCCGGCGTTCCTACCGTACCCGGTTCCGGCGGCCCGCTAGGAAAAAACGATGCGGAAAATCTGCGTATCGCCCGTGAAATCGGCTATCCGGTGATCATCAAAGCTGCCGGTGGCGGTGGCGGACGCGGAATGCGCGTGGTACACACTGAAGCCAACCTGTTGAAATCCATCCAGCTGACCAGCTCGGAAGCCGGAAGTTTCTTCGGCAACCCTGAGGTTTACATGGAAAAATTCCTGGAAAACCCGCGTCACGTGGAAATCCAGGTGCTTGCCGACGGCCAGGGAAGTGCCGTTCACCTGGGTGAACGTGACTGCTCCATGCAGCGCCGCCATCAAAAAGTGGTCGAGGAAGCGCCTGCACCGGGCATTACTCCGGAACAACGCGCAAAAATCGGTCAGGCTTGCGTCAACGCCTGTCTGGAAATCAATTACCGCGGGGCGGGAACCTTTGAATTCCTATATGAAAACGGCGAGTTCTACTTTATCGAAATGAATACTCGTCTTCAGGTTGAACACTGTGTCACCGAAATGGTTACCGGTATCGACCTGGTCAAGGCGCAAATCGAAGTCGCTATGGGCAAACCGCTGAGCATCAAGCAGGAAGACGTCAAGCTGAACGGCCATGCCATCGAGTGTCGTGTTAATGCGGAAAACCCGGCGAGAAACTTTATGCCTTCTCCGGGGAAAATCGAGCGCTTACACCTTCCGGGCGGTCTTGGAGTACGTTGGGATTCGCACATCTATACCGGCTACACGATTCCTCCGCATTATGATTCCATGATCGGCAAGCTGATCTGTTACGGTACCGACCGCAACACCGCGATTGCCCGTATGGACAGCGCTCTGAGTGAAATGGTCATCAAAGGGATCGATACCAATATTCACATGCAGCGTGAGATCATGAACGATGGTGGTTTCCAGGAAGGTGGACAAAATATTCACTACCTGGAAGAACGCCTCGAACACCTAGTGTAA
- the aroQ gene encoding type II 3-dehydroquinate dehydratase: MAMILVINGPNLNMLGRREPEIYGRQTLEDILENLEALADEYNIRLQSFQSNAEFEIIERIHMAMDEGTDYIIINPAAFTHTSVAIRDALATVKIPFIEVHLSNIHQREPFRSHSYFSDLADGIIAGLGAKGYELALHAAADKIL; the protein is encoded by the coding sequence ATGGCGATGATTTTGGTAATTAACGGCCCGAACCTGAATATGCTTGGTCGCAGAGAACCTGAGATCTATGGCCGACAAACCCTGGAAGATATACTGGAAAATCTTGAAGCCCTGGCGGACGAGTACAATATTCGCCTGCAGTCTTTCCAAAGCAATGCGGAATTCGAAATTATCGAACGCATCCACATGGCAATGGATGAAGGCACTGACTACATTATCATTAACCCTGCGGCATTCACCCACACCAGCGTGGCCATTCGCGATGCTCTGGCAACGGTAAAAATTCCTTTTATCGAAGTTCACCTGTCCAATATTCATCAGCGTGAACCTTTCCGTTCGCACTCCTATTTCTCGGATCTGGCCGACGGCATTATTGCCGGACTGGGAGCCAAGGGCTATGAACTGGCACTGCATGCAGCAGCGGACAAAATTTTATAA